In Pseudoxanthomonas sp. SE1, the genomic stretch GTCGTTCGTGAAGACCTGTGCGTTGAGCGCGCCATCCACGGCCCGTTCGATGCAGTCGGCTTCCTCGTGCAGGCCCAGGGAATGCCGCAACAGCAGCGCGCAGCTCAGGATGGTCGCGTAGGGATTGGCGACGCCCTTGCCGGCGATGTCGGGCGCGGACCCGTGGATGGGTTCGTACAGGCCGACCTTGCCGTCGCCCAGCGAGGCGGAGGGCAGCAGGCCCAGCGAACCCGCCAGCATCGAAGCCTCGTCGGTCAGGATGTCACCGAACATGTTCTCGGTGACGATCACGTCGTACTCGCGCGGCTTCGCGAGCAGGTGCATCGCCATCGAGTCGACCAGCTGGTGCTCCAGCTTCACGTCCGGGAATTCCTCCTGGCCGATCCGCGTGGCCACGTCGCGCCACAGGCGCGAGGTTTCCAGCACGTTGGCCTTGTCCACCGATACCAGCTGGCTGCGGCGCTGGCGCGCCAGCTTGAAGGCGCTGCGCACCACGCGCTCGATCTCGGTCACGCTGTAGCTGCACAGGTCGCTGGCACCGCGCGCGTCGCGGGTCTTCTCGCCGAAATAGATGCCGCCGGTCAGTTCGCGCACCACCACGATGTCCACGCCGGTCAGCAGGTGCGGCTTGATCGGCGAGGCGTTCAGCGCGGCCGGATGCGGGCGCACCGGGCGCAGGTTGGCGAACAGGCCCAGGCCCTTGCGCAGCGCCAGCAGACCCTGCTCGGGGCGCACCTTCGCGTTCGGGTCCGACCACTTCGGGCCGCCCACGGCGCCCAGCAGCACGGCATTCGCCTGCTGGCAGCCCTGCAGCGTGGCCTGCGGCAGCGGTTCACCGTGGCGATCGATGGCGATGCCGCCGATGTCGTATTCGTGGAAGTCGAACGTGTGGCCGTGGCGGCGCGCCAGTGCGCGCAGCACGGTGACGGCGGCGGCGGTGACTTCCGGGCCGATGCCGTCACCCGGCAGGAGAGCGATGTCAGCGTGCATGGCGGGTGGCCTCGTAGTGTTCGATGTCGGGGTGGCGGGCCAGCAGGTAGCCCAGTTCGTCCACGCCTTCCAGCAGGCAGGTCTGCGCGAAGGCATCCAGCGGGAACGTGAAGACCGAGCCGTCGGGCGCGCGCAACGCCTTGCTCGCGATGTCGACCACCAGCTCATCGTCCGGCCTCTGCATCAGCGACTGCACGATTTCCTCCGGCAGCACGACCGGCACCAGGCCGTTCTTCAGGCTGTTGTTGCGGAAGATGTCGGCGATCTCGCTGCTGACGATGGCGCGCAGGCCGAGGTCGGTCAGCGCCCAGGGCGCATGTTCGCGCGACGAACCGCAGCCGAAGTTGCGGCCTGCCAGCAGGATGCTGCGCCCGGTGTTCTCCGGCTGGTTGAACGGGAACGCCGGGTTCGGCGAACCATCCGCCTGCCAGCGCCAGTCGTTGAAGGCGTTCTTGCCCAGACCGGCGCGCTCGGTCGTGGACAGGAAGCGTGCCGGGATGATCTGGTCGGTATCGATGTTGGTCTGCGCCAACACCACGCTCTTCGAGCGCAGTTCGCGGAAGCCGGGCATCACGCCACCTCCTTCCGCGCATCGAACAGCGCGCGCGGATCGCTGACGCGCCCGTTCACCGCCGCCCATGCGGCCGTCAATGGCGATGCCAGCAGCGTGCGCGCACCCGGCCCCTGGCGGCCCTCGAAGTTGCGGTTGCTGGTGCTGACGGCCAACTGGCCCGGCGCGACCAGGTCGCCGTTCATCGCGATGCACATCGAGCAGCCCGGCTCACGCCATTCGGCCCCCGCGTCGCGCACGACCTGGTCGATGCCTTCGGCTTCCGCGTCGCGCTTGACGATTTCCGAGCCCGGCACGACCAGCATGCGCACGCCCGCGGCGACCTTGCGGCCGCGCAGCACCTGCGCCACTTCGCGCATGTCGCGCAGGCGGCCGTTGGTGCACGAACCGACGAACACCACGTCGACCGGCGTGCCTTCCAGCGTGTGGCCTGCACTCAGGTGCATGTAGTCCAGGCCTTTCTGCGCGGCCGCATCCGCGGGCGCCGGAATCAGCGCATCCACCGCGATCGCGGTGCCCGGATGCGTGCCCCAGGTCAACGTCGGGCGGATGTCGGCGGCGTCGATGCGCACCTCGGCATCGAACGTGGCGCCGTCCTCGCTACGCAGCGTGGTCCAGTACGCCACGGCGGCGTCGAACGCGTCGCCCTTCGGGCCGCGCGGCGTCTTCGCTACCCAGTCGAACGTGGTCCGGTCCGGCGCCACCATGCCGGCGCGGGCGCCGGCTTCGATCGACATGTTGCACAGGGTCATGCGCTGCTCCATGTCCAGCGCCTCGATGGCACTGCCACGGAACTCGATGACATGGCCGGTGCCGCCGTTGACGCCGATCACGCCGATCACGTGCAGCACGATGTCCTTCGCGCCGACGCCCGGTGCAAGCGCGCCGTCCACGGTGATGGCCATGGTCTTGGGCTTGCGCTGCAGCAGGCATTGCGTGGCCAGCACATGGCCGACTTCACTGGTGCCGATGCCGAACGCCAGCGCGCCGAAGGCGCCATGCGTACTGGTGTGGCTGTCGCCGCAGACGATGGTCATGCCGGGCAGGGTGAAGCCCTGTTCCGGCGCGATGACATGCACGATGCCGCGGTTGGGCGAAGCCATGTCGAACAACTCGATGCCGTGTTCGGCGCAGTTGCGCGCCAGCGTCTCCACCTGCGTTTCGGCGGCCTGCGTGTAGTACGGCAGCTTCCCGTCCGGCCCAGCCGGCAGGGTCGGCGTGGAGTGGTCCATCGTCGCCTTGGTGCGGTCCGGGCGACGCGGTGAGAGCCCGCGCGCGGCCAGCTCGGTGAAGGCCTGCGGCGAGGTGACTTCGTGGATCAGGTGCAGGTCGATGTACAGCACGGCGGGCGCCGCATCGGTCTCGGGGACGACGACGTGGGCGTCCCAGAGTTTGTCGAACAGGGTGCGGGGTGCGGTCATGCGGGGGTTCCGGTGGTTCATGGTGATGTATCGATCAATGCGACGCCTCACTCTCTCGTCGTCATCCCGGCGAAAGCCGGGATCCAAGTTGCTGTTGCCTGACTCGCTGAGCAAGAAGCAAAGAGCACAATGGATTCCGGCTTTCGCCGGAATGACGGTTCAAACTCCCTAGGCGGCCGCTGCTTCCTGCTTCTCTATGCGGCGCTGGCGCAGCAGCCGGTTGGCCACGTCCAGCCAGGCCAGCGCACTGGCCTCAATGATGTCCTTGCTGGTGCCGGTGCCCTCGTACTCTTCGCCGTCGCAGCGCACCGACAGGCTGGCTTCGCCGCGTGCATCGGCGCCGATGCCGACGCTGTGCACCTGGTAGCTCTCCAGCTGCAGTTGCACGCCGGTCGCGGCGGCGAGAGCGCTGAACAACGCATCGACCGGGCCATTGCCCTGTGCGGTTTCGGAGATGCGGTTGCCGTCCGGATCCGACAGCTCGACCAGCGCGTTGGCGCGGCTGCCGACGTCGCTGATCGTCATCGAAGACAGCCGGTAGCCATCGCTGACCGCCGCATCCTGCATCAGCGCCTGCAGATCGGCGTCGCCGACCACGCGCTGCTTCTCGCACAGCGCCTTGAACTGTTCGAACACCAGCTTCAGTTCGTCCTCCTCCAGCCAGTAGCCCAGCGCGCGCAGGCGTTGCTCGACGGCGGCACGGCCGCTGTGGCGGCCCAGCACCATCTGCGACGACGGCCAACCCACGTCCTGCGGCTGCATGATCTCGTAGGTGCCGCGGTGGCGCAGCATGCCGTGCTGGTGGATGCCGGATTCGTGCGCGAACGCATTCGCGCCGACGATGGCCTTGTTGCGCTGGACCGGCATGCCCACCAGGCGCGACAGCAGCTGCGAGGTCGGCACGATGCGGCGCGTATCGATGCGCGTGTCCAGGTTGTAGAAGGCGTTGCGGACCTTCAGCGCCATCACCAGTTCCTCGATCGCGCAGTTGCCGGCGCGTTCGCCGATGCCGTTGATCGAGCCTTCCACCTGGCGTGCGCCACCCTCGATGGCGGCCAGTGAATTGGCGACGGCCAGGCCCAGGTCGTTGTGGCAGTGTGCGCTGAACACGACCTTGTCGGCGCCCGGCACGCTGGCGATCGCGCGTTCGAACATGCCGCGGATTTCCTCCGGCGTGGTGAAGCCGACGGTGTCCGGCAGGTTGATGGTGGTCGCACCGGCGGCGATGGCGGCCGCGATGGCCTCGTGCAGGAAGTCTTCCTCGGTGCGGGTCGCGTCCTCGGCCGAGAACTCGATCTCATCGACGTGGCCGCGCGCCAGGCGCACGTGCGTGTCGATGGACTGCAGCACCTGCTCGCGGCTCATGCGCAGCTTGTGCTCGCGGTGCAGCGGGCTGGTCGACAGGAACAGGTGCAGGCGCGGCTTCGCGGAGGCCGACAGCGTCCGCAGCGAGGTCTCGATGTCGCCGGGCAGGCAGCGCGACAGCACGACCAGCGTGGTCTCGCGCAGTTCGCGCGCGATCAGCGCATGCGCCTCGCGGTCGGACTGCGAACTGGCGGGGAAGCCGGTTTCGATGGCATCGACGCCAAGGTCGGCGAGGCCACGGGCCATCACCACCTTCTGTTGCGGCGTCATGCTGCAACCCGGGGATTGTTCGCCGTCGCGCAGGGTGGTGTCGAAGATGCGGATCTGCGCGGGAGCGGATGCGGTTGGTGTGTTCACCAGATGGTTTCCTCGTGTACTTCTGTTTCCAGGGCGGCGGCCGGAGTACGGCGCGCGCCGGTCTTGATGGGGGATCTGGGCGTGGCCGCGCGTGGCGTGGCGCGGCCGTGGGCAAGCGAGGGTTCGCCCTCCACGGTGCGCCGGCGCGGCTTGCGCGGCGGTCGGGGGCGCACGTCGGACAGCAGTTGCGCGAGTACCGTGGCGTCGATGTTACCGCCCGAGACGACGGCGCACTTGCGCTTGCCGGCCACGCGACGACCGGCGGCCAGCGCAAGCGCACCGGCACCTTCGGCGATCAGGTGCTCTTCCAGCGCCAGCCGCACCAGCGTTTCGCGCAGTTCGGCTTCGCGCACGGTGACCACGTCGTCGAGCAGCTGCGTGCACAGGCGGCGGGTGATGAAGCCCGGCACCTTCACCCGCACGCCGTCGGCCAACGAGGCGACCGGGTCGACCAGCGAGACGTCGCCCTTCATCGCGCGGATCATCGAATCCACGCCCTCGACCTGCGCGCCGACCACGCGCACGCCTTGCGACTTCAACGCCAGCGCCACGCCCGAGGCCAGGCCGCCGCCGCCGATCGGGACGATGACGACGTCGGGCGTGAAGGGGGCGATCTCGATGCCGACCGTGCCCTGGCCGGCGATCACGTCGGGGTCGTCGAAGGCGGACAGGAAGCGGTAGCCGTTCTGTTCCGCGAGTTCCTTGGCGAAGGCGAAGGCTTCGTCGTAGCTGTTGCCGTGTTGCCTAACCGTGGCGCCCCAGTGCGCCACGCCGGCGATCTTGGTGGCCGGTGCGCCATGTGGCATCACCGTGATGGCCTGCACGCCCAGGCGGTAAGCGGCCCAGGCCAGGCCTTGCGCATGATTGCCGGCGGACGCGGCGATGACCGGACGCTGGTCGCCACGCTCGCGCGCTGCCAGCAGCGCATTCAGCGCGCCGCGGACCTTGTACGACCCGGTGCGCTGCAGGTTTTCCAGTTTCAGCATCACGCCGAAGCGTTCGGCGTGGTGCATCGGGGTCGGCGGCAGGTAACGGCGCAGCCGCGCCTGCGCCGCCAGCACGTCGGCCACGGTGACGACGACGTCGCCTACGTCGGGGTCGGTGCTGGCGGTGGCGCGGCCGGCGTCAGGCATCGCGGCACGGGTGCGGCTGATGTCGAAGAAGACGCCTCCGGACCACGACGTCCGCGTTGGCGGGCGTGGCCTTCATGCGGCGCGGTCCTGGTGGCGACGATCCCTGCTCAGTTCCTGCACGGCACTGAAGGACAGTTCCTCGACGTCGTAGATCTTCAGCAGCTGCTGGCGCAGGGTTTCAGGTGCGCGGGTGCTGTCGATCACCAGCGCCAGCGCCCAGTAGCCTTCGCCGTCGTGGGTGGCGTGCACCGCATGGGGCGGGAAACCGCGGCGCTCGATCATGCCCAGCACGCGCACCAGTGCGCCCTCGGCAGGTTTGAGCTTCAGTTCAAGCCGGTAACGCATTCTTCTTCTCCGGTCCGTCGGCCGCGACGGCAGGCTCGGCGGCGACCTTTGCGGGATTGGCGTCCAGCATCGAGCTGTTGGCGTGGTTCGGCGGCACCAGCGGCCAGACGTTGGCCTTGATGTCGATGGTGACGTGCAGCAGAGCCGGTCCGGGCTGGGCCAGCAGGTTGGCCAAGGCGCCTTCGACTTCATCGCGCAGGCTGATGTGGTGCGCGGGAATGCCGAACACGCGGGCCAGCGCGGCGAAGTCCGGGTTGTCGGACAGGTCGATCTCGCTGTAGCGCTCGGAGAAGAACAGCTCCTGCCACTGCCGCACCATGCCCAGCGCGCTGTTGTCGATCAGCACGATCTTCACCGGCAGCTTGCAGCGGGCGATGGTCGCCAGCTCCTGCACGTTCATCATGAAGCCGCCATCGCCGTTGACCAGGATGACGGTGCGGTCGGGACAGGCGAACTGCGCGCCCATCGCCGCGGGCAGGCCGAAGCCCATCGTGCCCAGCGCACCGCTGGTCAGGTGGTTGCGCGGATGGGTGAACTTGCAGTGCTGCGCCACCCACATCTGGTGCTGGCCCACGTCGCACGCGACGATCGCGTCAGCCGGTGCCACCTCGCTCAGCCGTTTCAGAAGGCCGGGCGCGTAGATGTCGGTACCCGGGGCGTCGTAGCGGAAGCCGAAGCGCTCACGGTTGCCCAGGCAGTGCCTGCGCCACTCGTCGCACGTGCTGCGTGCCGCCTTCAGCGCCTTCAGGCTGGCGGCGATGTCGCCCGGCACCGCGATGTCGGCGGTCCGCAGTTTGCCGATCTCGTAGGCATCGGCATCCACGTGCAGCACGCGGGCGAACGGCGCGAACTCGGCCAGCTTGCCGGTGGCGCGGTCGTCGAAGCGCGCGCCGACCACGATCAGCAGGTCGCATTCCTGCGTGGCCATGTTGGCCGCGCGCGTGCCGTGCATGCCCAGCATGCCCAGGTAATGCGGGTGGTTCGCGGGCAGGGCACCCAGGCCACGCAGCGTCAGCACGGTGGGGATCTTCGTGGCGTCGACGAACTGGCGGAACGCATCGACCGCGTCGGCGATGCCGATGCCGCCGCCGCCGTAGATCAACGGCTTCTCGGCGCCTGCGATGGCCGCCAGCGCATCGGCCAGCTTCGCGTCGTCCGGTGCCGGCAGCGGATCGACGCTGGCTGGCACATGGTCGGGCAGGTGCGAGGCGTCGGACATCTGCACGTCCTTCGGCAGGTCGATCAGCACCGGGCCGGGACGACCTTCGCGCGCGATGCGGAAGGCTTCGCGCACCATGGTCGGCAGGTCGTCCACGCGCCTGGCGACGAAGCTGTGCTTCACGATCGGCAGGGTCAGGCCGAACACGTCCAGTTCCTGGAACGCGTCGGTGCCCATCAGCGTGGTGGCGACCTGGCCGGTCAGGCAGACCATCGGCACCGAATCCAGCATCGCGTCGGCGATGCCGGTGACCAGGTTGGACGCGCCGGGGCCGGAGGTGGCCACGCACACGCCGACCTTGCCGCTCGCGCGCGCATAGCCGTTCGCCGCCAACGCGGCGCCCTGCTCGTGCCGCACCAGAATGTGCTTGAGGTTGGAATCCACCAGCGCGTCGTAGAACGGCATGATGGTGCCGCCGGGATAGCCGAACAGCGTGTCCACGCCCTCGGCTTCCAGGGCGTGGGCCAGCCAGCGGGCGCCATTGCGTGGGGCAGTGGCCGCGGCGGCGTTCATGCGGCGGCCTGCTCGTCTGTATCGGGTTGCGCGGCGTTGGCCTGCAGCCACACCATCTTCGCGCGCAGCTCCTTGCCGACCTTCTCGATCGGGTGGTCCTTGTCCGCCTGCTGGAACTTCTTGTAGTTCGGCAGGCCGGCGTCGTATTCGGCCTGCCAGTTGCGGGTGAAGGTGCCGTTCTGGATGTCGGTCAGCACGTCCTTCATGCGCGCTTTCACCGAGGCGTCGATGACGCGCGGGCCGCTGACGAAGTCGCCGTACTGCGCGGTCTCGGAAATGAATTCCAGCATGCGGGTGATGCCGCCTTCGTAGAACAGGTCGACGATCAGCTTCAGTTCGTGCAGCACTTCGTAGTAGGCGATCTCCGGCTGGTAGCCGGCTTCCACCAGCGTCTCGAAGCCGGCCTGCACCAGCGACGAGGCGCCGCCGCACAGCACGGCCTGCTCGCCGAACAGGTCGGTCTCGGTTTCTTCCTTGAAGGTGGTCTTGATGATGTTGGCGCGTGCGCCGCCCAGGCCGCCGGCATAGGCCAGCGCGAACTGCTCGGCCTTGCCGCTCCTGTCCTGGTAGACGGCGTAGATGCAGGGCACGCCGCGACCGATCTCGTACTCGCGGCGCACCAGCGCGCCCGGGCCCTTCGGCGCGACCAGCACCACGTCCAGGTCGGCGCGCGGTTCGATCATGCCGAAGTGCACGTTGAGGCCGTGCGCGAACAGCAGCACGGCGCCCTGCTTCATGTTGGGCGCCAGCACGTCGGCGTAGAGCTTCTTCTGCACCATGTCCGGCGTCAGCACGGCGACCAGGTCGGCGTCCTTCACCGCATCGGCCGGTGCCTTCACCACGAAGCCATCGGCTTCGGCCTTCGCTTCGGTCGGGCCGCCCGGGCGCAGGCCGACGGTCACGTCGAAGCCGGAATCGCGCAGGTTCAGCGCGTGCGCACGGCCCTGGCTGCCGTAGCCGACGACGGTGATCTTGGGTTGCGGGAGAGCGTTGGCGGTGGTCATGGAGCGGGATTCCTGGAGGTTGAGGTGAAGGGAAAGGCTCTTAAACAAAAAACCCCGCACTTCTCAGTGCGGGGTTTTGCGAATCTGGCGTTGTCTGTTGCTTACGCGCCGGTCCGTCCCGCAGTTGTGGGCGAGGTAATAAGGACGAGTACGAGGACGGAAGCCGCAGCGGGTGCGGTCGGGTCGGTCATCGTGGGCGTGTGGCGCTGCAACATGCGGCAAGGGAAACATGCCGCTGCGAAGCGTGTCAAGCGGTTTTCCCTCCTTTGCGACGATCGGATGATTTCAGTCGATATGGTTGCAACTGAAACCGTGGAAACGCAGCAGAATCAAGGCTTCCCACGTCATCGCCGCACTGCTGGATTTCATGCCCGAGTACCGCTCCAGAACGTCCACCCACGGTCGCAACATGGCCGGTGCCCGCGCATTGTGGCGCGCCACCGGCATGCAGGACGCCGACTTCCACAAGCCCATCGTCGCCATCGCCAACTCCTTCACCCAGTTCGTCCCGGGCCATGTGCACCTCAAGGACCTGGGCCAGTTGGTGGCGCGCGAGATCGAGCGCGTCGGCGGCGTGGCCAAGGAGTTCGACACTATCGCGGTGGACGACGGCATCGCGATGGGCCACGACGGCATGCTGTATTCGCTGCCGTCGCGCGAGGTCATCGCCGACTCCGTCGAGTACATGGTCAACGCGCATTGCGCCGACGCGCTGGTGTGCATCTCCAACTGCGACAAGATCACGCCCGGGATGCTGATGGCCGCGCTGCGGCTGAACATCCCCACCGTGTTCGTGTCGGGCGGGCCGATGGAGGCCGGCAAGACGCGGCTGTCCGAGCACAAGCTCGACCTGGTCGACGCGATGGTCATGGCGGCGGACCCGAACGTATCCGACGAGGAGGTCGCCGCGGTCGAGCGAAGCGCATGCCCCACGTGTGGCTCGTGCTCCGGCATGTTCACCGCCAACTCGATGAACTGCCTGACCGAAGCGCTGGGCCTGTCGCTGCCGGGCAACGGCACGGTGGTGGCCACGCATGCGGATCGCGAACAGCTGTTCCTCCGCGCCGGGCGCGTGGCGGTCGAACTCTGCCACCGCTGGTACGGTGCGGAAGATCCCAGCGCTTTGCCGCGCGGCATCGCCACGTTCGAAGCGTTCGAGAACGCGATGACGCTGGACATTGCGATGGGCGGTTCCACCAACACCATCCTGCATCTACTCGCCGCCGCGCAGGAAGGCGAGGTGCCGTTCGACATGCGCGACATCGACCGCCTGTCGCGACGCGTGCCGCAGCTGTGCAAGGTGGCGCCGAACACGCAGAAGTACCACATCGAAGACGTGCACCGCGCCGGCGGCATCATGGCGATCCTCGGCGAACTCGCACGCGGCGGCTTGCTGCACACCGAGGTCCCGACCGTGCACGCGAAGACACTGGGCGACGCGATCGCGAAGTGGGACGTCGCCACCAACCAGGACGAATCCGTCGCCACGTTCTACAAGGCCGGGCCGGCCGGCATCCCCACCCAGGTCGCCTTCAGCCAGGCCACGCGCTGGCCATCGCTGGATACCGACCGCGCGGAAGGCTGCATCCGCAGCGTCGAACATGCGTTCTCTCAGGAAGGCGGCTTGGCCGTGCTCTACGGCAATATCGCGGTCGACGGCTGCGTGGTGAAGACGGCCGGCGTGGACGAGTCGATCCATGTCTTCGAAGGCACGGCGCGCGTGTTCGAAAGCCAGGACGCAGCGGTGGCCGGCATCCTCGGCGATGAGGTGAAGTCCGGCGATGTCGTCGTGATCCGCTATGAAGGCCCCAAGGGCGGGCCTGGCATGCAGGAAATGCTGTACCCGACCAGCTACCTGAAATCGAAAGGACTCGGGAAGCAATGCGCGCTGCTGACCGACGGGCGTTTTTCCGGCGGCACCTCCGGGCTGTCGATCGGGCATGCGTCGCCGGAAGCGGCGGCGGGTGGTGCGATCGGCCTGGTGCGCGAAGGCGACCGCATCCGCATCGATATCCCGCAGCGTTCGATCTCGCTGCTGGTCTCCGACGACGAACTGGCGACGCGCCGAGCCGAGCAGGACGCGAAGGGCTGGAAGCCCGCGCAGCTGCGCGCGCGCAAGGTCAGCACGGCATTGAAGGCTTACGCCTTGCTCGCCACCAGCGCCGACAAGGGCGCGGTACGCGACAAGCAACTGCTGGATGGTGTCTGATAGCGGGATGACCCGCGCCCTCTTCGTCATCGTCCTGTCGCTGTTGTCCGTCGTGCCTGCGTGGGCCCAGCAGGCGCCACCGCGCGCCTGGGTGATTGCCACCTACGCGTATCCGCAGCGTGACCGCGCTGCCGCGATCCAACCGCTGGCGGACTATCTGGGCCTGCGCGCCCGGCATCCGGTGCGGATCCGCCTGTTCGACTCGCCCACGGCGCTGGTCGATGCGCTGCGGCGTGGCGATGTCGATGTGGCCGTGCCCAATCTGCACGGGTATCTGCAGGCGCGGCGTGCGAGCGAACCCCTGACGGTCCTGCCGGTACCGCAGGTGCCCGCGCTGCAGGCGGACCGCTACCGCGCCGTGCTGATTGCCCGGCAGGGACTGGAAGCGCCGGGTGAACTGGAACGGCAGGCGCAGACGTTGCGTCTGGTTCTGGTCGGTCGCGATTCGGCCTCGGGCGGCTTCGTGCCGGTGCGTGAACTGCGCCGCCGGGGTCTGGAACCGACGACCGCCTTCGCCCATCTCACTTACGTCGGTTCGCACGCGGCGGCACTGGGGGCAGTGGCGTCCGGCGAAGCCGACGTGGCTGCGCTCGCGGCCGATGTCTACGACGCAGGTCGCCCGGCCGGCGTGGTCGAGCTCTGGCGCTCCGATCCCATTCCGCCTGGCCCGCTGCTGTGCCGGCCCGCGGCCGATGTGCCGTGCCAGCAGTTCACGGTCTGGCTGCTCGAGGCCCACGACGAAGCTCCCGCCGTGATGGCCGCGCTGCGGGTGGGCTGGCCCGAGTTTGGCGATGCGCAACGCTTCACCATGCCGGTGCGGGAACTCCTGGATGCCTTGATGATGCAGGTCAAACCCTAGTCAGTGCGCAGCCGGACCGATGTGCCGCGCCAGGAAGGTCTCTAGCGTCCGGTAGAACGCGATGTTGTTGGCGTCGGCATGGAAGCCGTGGCCCTCACCGGGCACCGCCATCCATTCCGGCGCGCGCCCGGCGCGTTCCAGCGCCGTCTGCATGGCTCGGGCTTGGGATATGGGGGCGCGCTCGTCCAGCTCTCCATGCACCAACAGCACCGGTGCTGTGATCTGTGCGGCCAGCGTCGTGGGTGAAGCCGCCACAAGTGCCGCTTCATCGCGACCGATAGTCCGCACGAGGTAGTTGTTGCCGGATTGCGTGCTGCGGATGTCGCCCTTGGCGTACATCATCTTCAGGTCGTACACGCCAGCCAAGCCGGCCGTGCACTTGATCAGGTCCGGCGCCCGCGCCGCCAGCATCAGGGCCGAATAAGCACCGAAGCTGGCACCGTACGCACAGACTCGGCTTCCATCCGCGTATCCCTGTCCAATGGTCCAGCGCAGGCCATCCAGCAGGTCGTCCTGCACCCGCGTGCCCCACTTCAGGTAGCCGGCCTCCTCGAAAGCGCGCCCACGTCCGCCCGAGCCGCGATAGTTCACCTGCAGGACCAGGTAACCACGGCTCGCGAGGAACTGCGCATCCTGGTCGAACGCCCAGTCGTCGCGGATCGCATGCGGGCCGCCGTGCGGCATCACCACGGTCGGCAGGCCGGCAGGCGTGGCGACGCCGGCCGGCAGGGTCATGAACCCTTCCAGTTCCATGCCATCGCTCGCGCGGAAGCGGATAGCGCGACGCTCGCCCATCCGGGCGGCATCCAGGCCTTCGCGGCTTGAGAGCAGCAGCGACGCCTTGCCTTGCGCGCGGTCGAAGAGGTACCAGCTGCCCGGGTCGCGGTCGCTGAAGGCGTACAGCAACGAACGATTGCCGTCGCGGCTGTGGTCCACGTAGGCGACGTAGTGATCGGGAAAGCTGTTGGACAGCGCGTCGTGCAGTTGCGCATCTGGCGACTGGGCGTCGAAGTAGATCGCGCGCGGTTTTCCGTCGGCGATCACGGCGGCGAAGGGCTGCATGGGGGTCGCGCCCCATTCGATGTCGGAGACGCTGCGGAGCGGGTGCTGGGCCAGCACGCGGCGGTCGCGACCGTCCGGCGTGGACACGACCAGCGTCGACGGGCCGCTATTCACGGACTGCAGCGCGTATAGCTGCGAGCCATCAGCGTTGAAGGCGTAAGGCGTCCACACGGTATCCGCCGAATCGGAGGCGGCGGGAGTCCAGTTTCGGCCCTGCGCATCGGCGATGAACAGCACCTGCCGGTCGTTGTCGTCCACGCCCGCAGCGAACCTGGGCACGCCCTGCCGATCCAGCGTGAAACGCAGGTCCTTGACGTCGATGTCGGCGACCAGGCGCCCCGTGGCGTTGCCGGCATCTACGTCGTAAAGCTGGGAGCGTTGCGTGCCGCGCGACAACCGTCGCATGTAGAAGCGGCCATTGGGCGTCGCGAGCAGGCCCTCGATGTAGCCGAAGCCGGCTTCGATGCCCGCCGTCCGTAAAGTCTGCTGATAGCCGAACAGGTACTTCTGGTTCTTGCCGTCGGCGTCGGTCGCGATGATGTCGCCCATGGGGACGGGGGCCTCTCGTGATCCCACTTGTC encodes the following:
- the leuB gene encoding 3-isopropylmalate dehydrogenase, coding for MHADIALLPGDGIGPEVTAAAVTVLRALARRHGHTFDFHEYDIGGIAIDRHGEPLPQATLQGCQQANAVLLGAVGGPKWSDPNAKVRPEQGLLALRKGLGLFANLRPVRPHPAALNASPIKPHLLTGVDIVVVRELTGGIYFGEKTRDARGASDLCSYSVTEIERVVRSAFKLARQRRSQLVSVDKANVLETSRLWRDVATRIGQEEFPDVKLEHQLVDSMAMHLLAKPREYDVIVTENMFGDILTDEASMLAGSLGLLPSASLGDGKVGLYEPIHGSAPDIAGKGVANPYATILSCALLLRHSLGLHEEADCIERAVDGALNAQVFTNDLATGGRGVSTQAATQAVLDQMQAQCYVAELRD
- the leuD gene encoding 3-isopropylmalate dehydratase small subunit — encoded protein: MPGFRELRSKSVVLAQTNIDTDQIIPARFLSTTERAGLGKNAFNDWRWQADGSPNPAFPFNQPENTGRSILLAGRNFGCGSSREHAPWALTDLGLRAIVSSEIADIFRNNSLKNGLVPVVLPEEIVQSLMQRPDDELVVDIASKALRAPDGSVFTFPLDAFAQTCLLEGVDELGYLLARHPDIEHYEATRHAR
- the leuC gene encoding 3-isopropylmalate dehydratase large subunit, with protein sequence MTAPRTLFDKLWDAHVVVPETDAAPAVLYIDLHLIHEVTSPQAFTELAARGLSPRRPDRTKATMDHSTPTLPAGPDGKLPYYTQAAETQVETLARNCAEHGIELFDMASPNRGIVHVIAPEQGFTLPGMTIVCGDSHTSTHGAFGALAFGIGTSEVGHVLATQCLLQRKPKTMAITVDGALAPGVGAKDIVLHVIGVIGVNGGTGHVIEFRGSAIEALDMEQRMTLCNMSIEAGARAGMVAPDRTTFDWVAKTPRGPKGDAFDAAVAYWTTLRSEDGATFDAEVRIDAADIRPTLTWGTHPGTAIAVDALIPAPADAAAQKGLDYMHLSAGHTLEGTPVDVVFVGSCTNGRLRDMREVAQVLRGRKVAAGVRMLVVPGSEIVKRDAEAEGIDQVVRDAGAEWREPGCSMCIAMNGDLVAPGQLAVSTSNRNFEGRQGPGARTLLASPLTAAWAAVNGRVSDPRALFDARKEVA
- a CDS encoding 2-isopropylmalate synthase, coding for MNTPTASAPAQIRIFDTTLRDGEQSPGCSMTPQQKVVMARGLADLGVDAIETGFPASSQSDREAHALIARELRETTLVVLSRCLPGDIETSLRTLSASAKPRLHLFLSTSPLHREHKLRMSREQVLQSIDTHVRLARGHVDEIEFSAEDATRTEEDFLHEAIAAAIAAGATTINLPDTVGFTTPEEIRGMFERAIASVPGADKVVFSAHCHNDLGLAVANSLAAIEGGARQVEGSINGIGERAGNCAIEELVMALKVRNAFYNLDTRIDTRRIVPTSQLLSRLVGMPVQRNKAIVGANAFAHESGIHQHGMLRHRGTYEIMQPQDVGWPSSQMVLGRHSGRAAVEQRLRALGYWLEEDELKLVFEQFKALCEKQRVVGDADLQALMQDAAVSDGYRLSSMTISDVGSRANALVELSDPDGNRISETAQGNGPVDALFSALAAATGVQLQLESYQVHSVGIGADARGEASLSVRCDGEEYEGTGTSKDIIEASALAWLDVANRLLRQRRIEKQEAAAA
- a CDS encoding threonine dehydratase → MPDAGRATASTDPDVGDVVVTVADVLAAQARLRRYLPPTPMHHAERFGVMLKLENLQRTGSYKVRGALNALLAARERGDQRPVIAASAGNHAQGLAWAAYRLGVQAITVMPHGAPATKIAGVAHWGATVRQHGNSYDEAFAFAKELAEQNGYRFLSAFDDPDVIAGQGTVGIEIAPFTPDVVIVPIGGGGLASGVALALKSQGVRVVGAQVEGVDSMIRAMKGDVSLVDPVASLADGVRVKVPGFITRRLCTQLLDDVVTVREAELRETLVRLALEEHLIAEGAGALALAAGRRVAGKRKCAVVSGGNIDATVLAQLLSDVRPRPPRKPRRRTVEGEPSLAHGRATPRAATPRSPIKTGARRTPAAALETEVHEETIW
- a CDS encoding ACT domain-containing protein, giving the protein MRYRLELKLKPAEGALVRVLGMIERRGFPPHAVHATHDGEGYWALALVIDSTRAPETLRQQLLKIYDVEELSFSAVQELSRDRRHQDRAA